From the Acidobacteriota bacterium genome, one window contains:
- a CDS encoding toast rack family protein gives MPLIEKKLWIAVPVLAALFAACDEPGNLIRETRTVELGGAARVEARISMGAGELSLCGAGQPALLDAAFEFSRERYRPEVDYRLLGDKGLLEVRHPRRHRSSFGRSRNRWDLTLADTVPLDLVIDLGAGRSRLDLRGLKLQRVEIDMGVGETELDLRGPHAAGFNVKIDGGVGSGKLRLPAEVGVRVKVDGGLGSVDARGLTKQGGAYVNGAYGRSPVTIEIDIDAGIGSLDLSCEPSGLIRT, from the coding sequence ATGCCATTGATTGAGAAGAAATTATGGATCGCGGTCCCCGTCCTGGCGGCCCTCTTCGCCGCTTGCGACGAGCCCGGGAACCTGATCAGGGAGACCAGGACGGTGGAACTCGGCGGGGCGGCCCGGGTGGAAGCCCGGATCAGCATGGGCGCCGGCGAGTTGAGCCTCTGCGGCGCCGGCCAGCCGGCCCTCCTCGACGCGGCTTTCGAGTTCAGCCGCGAACGCTACCGCCCCGAGGTGGATTACCGCCTGCTCGGGGACAAGGGCCTCCTCGAGGTCCGTCATCCCCGGCGGCACCGGAGCAGCTTCGGCCGCAGCCGGAACCGCTGGGACCTGACCCTGGCCGACACGGTCCCGCTCGATCTCGTCATCGACCTCGGGGCCGGGCGCAGCAGGCTCGACCTGCGCGGCCTCAAGCTCCAGCGGGTCGAGATCGACATGGGCGTCGGCGAGACGGAACTCGACCTCCGCGGCCCCCACGCCGCGGGCTTCAACGTCAAGATCGACGGCGGCGTCGGCAGCGGCAAGCTCCGCCTGCCGGCCGAGGTCGGCGTCCGGGTCAAGGTCGACGGCGGGCTCGGGTCGGTCGACGCCCGCGGCCTGACCAAGCAGGGCGGCGCCTACGTCAACGGCGCCTACGGCAGGAGTCCCGTCACCATCGAGATCGACATCGACGCCGGCATCGGCAGCCTCGACCTCAGCTGCGAGCCGTCGGGCCTGATCAGGACCTGA
- a CDS encoding TrpB-like pyridoxal phosphate-dependent enzyme yields MRFASRRTDLLPRAFYNIKADLPEPPKPPLHPGTKAPLKPEDLEAIFPKSFIRQEIETAREVPIPGPVLEAYEVFRPTPLVEATALEKELNTPARIFYKYEGAGPVGSHKTNTALMQAFLAARDGVRTLATETGAGQWGSALAYAGSRFGVGTRIFMVRSSFRQKPGRRVIMEMFGGRVFESPGPTTEAGRKFYDRDHDHPGSLGMAISEAVEVTVKDPDVKYALGSVLDSVLMHQTVIGLEAEKQIEEFDAVPDTVIGCVGGGSNFAGLAFPFARHVLAGRRQTRFVAVEPEDCPSLTRGALRYDFGDSAGLTPLLYMHTLGADFVPPPLHAGGLRYHGMAPLVSHLAAMGLVEPAAVGEKAAFDAGALFMRTEGILPAPESAHAVAAAVAEALKARAERRPVNILFNLSGHGFLDIGAYARNGHGGAA; encoded by the coding sequence ATGCGCTTCGCATCGCGAAGGACGGACCTTCTTCCCCGGGCCTTCTACAATATCAAGGCCGACCTCCCGGAGCCGCCGAAGCCGCCCCTGCATCCGGGAACGAAGGCGCCTCTCAAGCCCGAGGACCTCGAGGCCATCTTCCCGAAGAGCTTCATCCGCCAGGAGATCGAAACGGCCCGCGAGGTCCCCATTCCCGGCCCCGTGCTCGAGGCCTACGAGGTCTTCCGGCCCACGCCCCTGGTCGAGGCGACCGCCCTGGAAAAGGAGCTCAACACCCCGGCCCGCATCTTCTATAAATATGAGGGCGCCGGGCCCGTCGGCAGCCACAAGACCAACACGGCGCTCATGCAGGCCTTCCTGGCCGCGCGCGACGGCGTCCGGACGCTGGCCACGGAGACCGGCGCCGGGCAATGGGGTTCGGCCCTGGCCTACGCCGGCTCGCGCTTCGGCGTCGGGACGAGGATCTTCATGGTCCGCTCGAGCTTCCGCCAGAAGCCGGGACGCCGGGTCATCATGGAGATGTTCGGGGGCCGCGTCTTCGAAAGCCCGGGCCCGACGACCGAGGCCGGGCGGAAGTTCTACGATCGGGACCATGACCACCCCGGCAGCCTGGGCATGGCCATCTCCGAGGCCGTCGAGGTGACGGTCAAGGACCCGGACGTCAAATACGCCCTCGGCTCGGTCCTGGACAGCGTCCTGATGCACCAGACGGTCATCGGGCTCGAGGCGGAGAAGCAGATCGAGGAGTTCGACGCCGTCCCCGACACGGTCATCGGCTGCGTCGGCGGCGGCTCGAACTTCGCCGGCCTGGCCTTCCCCTTCGCCCGGCACGTCCTGGCCGGCCGCCGCCAGACGCGCTTCGTCGCGGTCGAGCCGGAGGACTGCCCTTCTCTGACCCGGGGCGCGCTGCGGTACGACTTCGGCGACAGCGCCGGGCTGACCCCCCTGCTGTACATGCACACGCTGGGCGCGGACTTCGTGCCGCCTCCGCTCCATGCCGGAGGGCTCCGCTACCACGGCATGGCGCCCCTGGTCAGCCACCTCGCGGCGATGGGCCTCGTCGAACCGGCCGCGGTCGGCGAGAAGGCCGCCTTCGACGCCGGCGCGCTGTTCATGAGGACGGAAGGCATCCTGCCCGCGCCGGAATCCGCCCACGCCGTCGCCGCGGCCGTGGCCGAGGCCCTGAAGGCCAGGGCCGAGCGGCGTCCCGTGAACATCCTTTTCAACCTGAGCGGACACGGCTTCCTCGATATCGGCGCTTACGCCCGGAACGGCCATGGCGGCGCGGCCTGA
- a CDS encoding glycoside hydrolase family 172 protein produces MKSLGKRKPAPVAAAAMSLLLAAGAAFAQDLDGLTKLKPGRSRAVTSTDPSFTGNADRIKHIAPGETRVLADIKGPAVIRHIWLTFSEARPNWLEAAGSAAPDEIVLRMYWDGAREPAVEAPLGDFFGAGFGRRSELVSVPVQVETGGDGYNCFWPMPFFKRGLITVTNEGAKNVRSFYYQIDYAGEPGLARDAAYFCAQYNQAFPERLGRDYTVADIRGQGHYVGTVMSMRARSPMWFGEGDARFYVDGEAKPSIQGTGTEDYFLMAWGMSLGMYPYFGCVRWSPEGEIPGTEYCMYRWHIADPVRFEKSLRFDIEHTGWISADETESGKIEGHVEREDDIATVAFWYQKGQPRRFTALPPLAARRFPDLDIVVEGKTLAASARKTRGEAELQKGYDWTAEGQVLFRPTGDKSALEVDFDVTRKEYRGLVLRLTYADDYGAWRVFLDGKPAPLAEDGTVPSESPVIDFYSRDLDVRDVYLGSLTLAPGRHTLRFEAAGRNPLARGGALGLDSVRLRERWAKKRKLLT; encoded by the coding sequence ATGAAGTCGCTTGGCAAGAGAAAACCCGCCCCGGTCGCGGCGGCCGCAATGAGCCTGCTCCTTGCGGCCGGGGCAGCTTTCGCCCAGGACCTCGACGGGCTGACGAAGCTCAAGCCGGGGCGGTCGCGGGCCGTGACCTCGACCGACCCGAGCTTCACCGGCAACGCCGACCGGATCAAGCACATCGCCCCGGGCGAGACTCGGGTCCTGGCCGATATCAAAGGCCCGGCGGTCATCCGCCACATCTGGCTGACCTTCAGCGAGGCCCGGCCGAACTGGCTCGAAGCTGCCGGCTCGGCCGCGCCCGACGAGATCGTCCTGCGCATGTACTGGGACGGGGCCCGGGAGCCGGCCGTCGAGGCGCCGCTCGGCGACTTCTTCGGGGCCGGCTTCGGCCGCCGCTCGGAGCTCGTCTCGGTCCCGGTCCAGGTCGAGACCGGCGGGGACGGCTACAACTGTTTCTGGCCCATGCCCTTCTTCAAGCGCGGCCTCATCACCGTCACCAACGAAGGGGCCAAGAACGTCCGCTCGTTCTATTACCAGATCGATTACGCCGGGGAGCCGGGCCTGGCCCGGGACGCCGCCTACTTCTGCGCCCAGTACAACCAGGCCTTCCCAGAGAGGCTCGGGCGCGACTACACCGTCGCCGACATCCGGGGCCAGGGCCATTACGTCGGCACGGTCATGTCCATGCGGGCCCGCAGCCCGATGTGGTTCGGCGAGGGCGATGCCCGGTTCTACGTCGACGGCGAAGCGAAGCCGTCCATCCAGGGCACCGGGACCGAGGACTACTTCCTCATGGCCTGGGGCATGTCGCTCGGCATGTATCCCTATTTCGGCTGCGTCCGCTGGAGCCCGGAAGGGGAGATCCCGGGCACCGAATACTGCATGTACCGCTGGCACATCGCCGATCCGGTCCGGTTCGAGAAGTCCCTGCGCTTCGATATCGAGCACACCGGCTGGATCTCGGCCGACGAGACGGAGAGCGGCAAGATCGAGGGACACGTCGAGCGCGAGGACGACATCGCCACCGTCGCCTTCTGGTACCAGAAGGGCCAGCCCCGGCGCTTCACCGCCCTGCCGCCGCTCGCGGCCCGGCGCTTCCCGGATCTCGATATCGTCGTCGAGGGGAAGACGCTCGCCGCCTCGGCTCGGAAGACGCGGGGCGAGGCCGAGCTCCAGAAAGGATACGATTGGACGGCGGAGGGGCAGGTCCTTTTCCGCCCGACCGGCGACAAGTCCGCCCTCGAGGTCGATTTCGACGTGACCAGGAAGGAGTACCGGGGACTGGTCCTGCGCCTGACCTACGCCGACGACTACGGGGCCTGGCGCGTCTTCCTGGACGGCAAGCCGGCGCCGCTGGCCGAGGACGGGACCGTCCCGTCGGAGAGCCCGGTCATCGATTTCTACTCGCGGGACCTCGACGTCCGGGACGTCTATCTGGGCAGCCTGACCCTCGCGCCGGGACGGCACACCCTCCGCTTCGAGGCCGCGGGCCGGAACCCGCTGGCCAGGGGCGGCGCGCTCGGCCTGGACTCGGTGAGATTGCGGGAGCGGTGGGCGAAGAAACGGAAGCTCCTGACCTGA
- a CDS encoding serine hydrolase translates to MNRKAAVAGIALLVFTSFVAPARAAAAAPAADDALAARIDAVMAETYKPGQPGAAVIVRKDGRTILRKGYGLADLELGVPVAPDMIFRLGSITKQFTAVSILLLAQEGKLGLQDEITRFLPDYPARGRKITVEHLLTHTSGIQSYTDMAEWLPLWRKDFTVKELIDLFKDKPMQFEPGRSWAYNNSGYILLGAIIERVSGRTYEQFVDERIFKPLGMKSSSYDHTERVLPRRVRGYQADKDAFLNAPYLSMTQPYAAGSLLSTVDDLAVWSDAVFAGKLVRRDWLDLAFRPYKLAGGESSGYGYGWFIADFGGHRSIEHGGGINGFTSYEMTFPEDRIFIAILTNSAIAGRAPEPRAVKIAWLTLGLPEPERKAAAVPAAVLDRIAGVYVDEQKNEYYFSREGAKLFAQRQGGSRNELYPASPTEFFLKDNPARFVFSTDAAGRAAGLRIQSRLGPAQIFARTDKPLPAARQAIALDPKLYDRLIGDYELTPGFIITLVRRGDGLFSQATGQPEVELFPESETRFFLKVVDAQIDFTVDASGRVTGLVLHQGGQDLPAHKIRRP, encoded by the coding sequence ATGAACAGGAAAGCCGCCGTCGCCGGCATTGCGCTTCTTGTCTTCACGTCGTTCGTTGCGCCGGCCCGCGCGGCCGCCGCCGCGCCGGCCGCGGACGACGCGCTGGCGGCCAGGATCGACGCGGTCATGGCCGAGACCTACAAGCCCGGGCAGCCCGGCGCGGCCGTCATCGTCCGGAAGGACGGCCGGACCATCCTCCGCAAGGGCTACGGCCTGGCCGACCTCGAGCTCGGCGTCCCGGTCGCGCCGGACATGATCTTCCGCCTGGGCTCGATCACCAAGCAGTTCACGGCCGTGTCCATCCTCCTGCTGGCCCAGGAGGGCAAGCTCGGCCTCCAGGACGAGATCACCAGGTTCCTGCCCGATTATCCGGCCCGGGGCCGCAAGATCACCGTCGAGCACCTCCTGACCCACACCTCCGGCATCCAGAGCTATACCGATATGGCCGAGTGGCTGCCGCTCTGGCGCAAAGACTTCACGGTCAAGGAGCTTATCGATCTCTTCAAGGACAAGCCCATGCAGTTCGAGCCCGGCCGGAGCTGGGCCTATAACAATTCGGGGTACATCCTGCTCGGGGCCATCATCGAGCGGGTCTCCGGCCGGACCTACGAGCAGTTCGTCGACGAGCGCATCTTCAAGCCCCTGGGCATGAAGAGCTCCTCCTACGACCACACCGAGCGCGTCCTCCCCCGCCGCGTCCGCGGCTATCAGGCGGACAAGGACGCTTTCCTGAACGCGCCCTACCTGAGCATGACCCAGCCTTACGCGGCCGGCTCGCTCCTCTCGACCGTCGACGACCTGGCCGTCTGGAGCGACGCCGTCTTCGCCGGCAAGCTCGTCAGGAGGGATTGGCTCGACCTGGCCTTCAGGCCGTACAAGCTCGCCGGCGGGGAATCGAGCGGCTACGGCTACGGCTGGTTCATCGCCGACTTCGGCGGCCACCGCTCGATCGAGCACGGCGGCGGAATCAACGGCTTCACCTCCTACGAGATGACCTTCCCCGAGGACAGGATCTTCATCGCCATCCTGACCAACAGCGCCATCGCCGGCCGCGCCCCCGAGCCCCGGGCGGTCAAGATCGCCTGGCTGACGCTCGGCCTGCCCGAGCCGGAACGAAAGGCCGCGGCGGTACCGGCCGCCGTTCTCGACAGGATCGCCGGCGTCTACGTGGACGAGCAGAAGAACGAATACTACTTCAGCCGCGAAGGGGCGAAGCTCTTCGCCCAGAGACAGGGCGGCTCGAGGAACGAGCTCTATCCGGCCTCGCCGACCGAGTTCTTCCTCAAGGACAACCCGGCCCGTTTCGTTTTCTCGACGGACGCCGCCGGCCGCGCCGCCGGCCTTCGAATCCAATCCCGCCTCGGGCCGGCCCAGATCTTCGCCAGAACGGACAAGCCCCTGCCGGCCGCGCGGCAGGCGATCGCGCTCGATCCCAAGCTCTACGACCGCCTGATCGGGGATTACGAGCTGACGCCGGGCTTCATCATCACCCTGGTCCGGCGCGGCGACGGGCTTTTTTCCCAGGCCACGGGGCAGCCCGAGGTCGAGCTCTTCCCCGAATCGGAAACGCGGTTCTTCCTCAAGGTCGTCGATGCCCAGATCGATTTCACCGTCGACGCGTCGGGCCGGGTGACCGGCCTCGTCCTCCATCAGGGCGGGCAGGACCTGCCGGCCCATAAGATCCGGAGGCCCTGA